A DNA window from Arachis duranensis cultivar V14167 chromosome 3, aradu.V14167.gnm2.J7QH, whole genome shotgun sequence contains the following coding sequences:
- the LOC107480777 gene encoding 17.3 kDa class I heat shock protein isoform X2: MSLIPSFFGGRRSNVFDPFSLDVWDPFKDFQFPSSLTSSENSAFVNTRVDWKETPEAHVFKADLPGLKKEEVKVEIEDNSVLQISGERNVEKEDKNDTWHRVERSSGKFMRRFRLPENAKMDEVKAAMENGVLTVTVPKAEVKKPDVKPIQITG, encoded by the coding sequence atgtcGCTGATTCCAAGTTTCTTCGGTGGGCGAAGGAGCAACGTCTTCGATCCTTTCTCCCTCGACGTTTGGGACCCCTTCAAAGACTTCCAATTCCCGAGCTCTCTTACTTCTTCAGAGAATTCTGCGTTCGTCAACACTCGTGTGGACTGGAAGGAGACTCCCGAAGCTCATGTGTTCAAGGCTGATCTTCCTGGTCTCAAGAAGGAGGAAGTGAAGGTTGAGATCGAAGATAACAGTGTCCTTCAGATCAGCGGAGAGAGGAACGTTGAGAAGGAGGACAAGAACGACACCTGGCACCGTGTGGAGCGCAGCAGCGGCAAGTTCATGCGGAGGTTCAGGCTCCCCGAGAACGCCAAGATGGATGAGGTGAAGGCAGCCATGGAGAATGGTGTTCTCACTGTCACTGTTCCCAAAGCAGAAGTTAAGAAACCCGATGTTAAACCCATTCAGATCACTGGTTAA
- the LOC107480778 gene encoding 17.3 kDa class I heat shock protein gives MSLIPSFFGGRRSDPFSLDVWDPFRDFQFPSSLTSSENSAFVNTRVDWKETPEAHVFKADLPGLKKEEVKVEIEDNSVLQISGERNVEKEDKNDTWHRVERSSGKFMRRFRLPENAKMDQVKASMENGVLTVTVPKAEVKKHDVKPIQITG, from the coding sequence ATGTCGCTGATTCCAAGTTTCTTTGGTGGCAGAAGGAGCGACCCTTTCTCCCTCGACGTCTGGGACCCTTTCAGGGACTTCCAATTCCCGAGCTCTCTTACTTCTTCAGAGAATTCTGCATTCGTGAACACTCGTGTGGATTGGAAGGAGACTCCCGAAGCGCATGTGTTCAAGGCTGATCTTCCTGGTCTGAAGAAGGAGGAAGTGAAGGTTGAGATCGAAGATAACAGTGTCCTTCAGATCAGCGGCGAGAGGAACGTTGAGAAGGAGGACAAGAATGACACCTGGCACCGTGTGGAGCGCAGCAGCGGCAAGTTCATGCGGAGGTTCAGGCTCCCCGAGAACGCCAAGATGGATCAGGTGAAGGCATCCATGGAGAATGGTGTTCTTACTGTCACTGTTCCCAAGGCGGAAGTTAAGAAACATGATGTTAAGCCCATTCAAATTACTGGTTAA